The Siniperca chuatsi isolate FFG_IHB_CAS linkage group LG7, ASM2008510v1, whole genome shotgun sequence genome includes a window with the following:
- the cep295 gene encoding centrosomal protein of 295 kDa isoform X1 — protein sequence MKRKVAKLRLSPNEEARIIREEHERRRKLRIQQVREQQRYIALQIRREVEQRRQRELEQLEEELREDWERQQREKLHTLQTLYQESLQLLGQGHRSAKENEPDLAAIAEREEENHTKAEERYREALKELKSQRLKVHERNSQSINARKKALQAEKERSAKVASLPPPPPNPIQNIDFKRPHVVKKSDVSAFAATYYHMSGTTVDREVDTKQPNAHEGAELEARRLQDLQREEKRRREEQLEKARLRGKEALRREHLVQDRERLLVELEHMQQTDLLRRRQQVSHMPPQIFQPLYKRQEMREDFQREMEFAFEDMYTGERRVKGDLVIQLVPEPLPALSTGSQELDVTLDEIATSGTENTQHDTKQETSAQVEPSKPAPRRALKKLLDRIRSQRNQWTDQNSHEPAGDSPATITDQIPERDTTIDTGSLTSEEKDKLPPIELPESVHLPPALETTEQSTAADTLLPDVLANRIHEFEEERRKREEELEREKQQQVVLLQELEEQKAKLEQMLIEAQQEREHLKAAVTQEEPINQTEVPVHDQEVTPGLATELVHPAGEDDHTRRIREYQQRLLEQNRIHQRSVEVARQRLEEYQRALQIRYNMTATSLLPAVVPPGLIHPALHSAQSVHLPTPLQPHTTRPVPAYIHAKPQTSVEIPTREFDMFASPPRLVCSGLRVDSKLLPDEVESISNSSRNQRPSATAWLTDKIMERVTEHLPERARPSSVTTEPLPYKLFTTHHSTSIPVQPTSDPTQAISQSLTHDAPLVPGHAAVKPGSWPNGSLQTGSLSSREDDMERQRQELQEVQRRVLEQREAVVLQQRQQEERQRQEVEMEQMRRQKETLQALIHTDAQPVPEAASEVLVSENINQTRLKLLASLLKAIEETNGGTLSHLEDREKDGSSQQPPSNSGETVPISQSNVPAGPAPASVLPSELLPPPRAAKPPVTRVRPGIMEMMTEQHELSAIQEVETPVNTSQVTGPEDSATPPSHIVDSDPQEESESSVASDWTLQTPPWSSSGQRTAGRPTDSGASSTRSSHLIWRERLLLMGAGTSPESSESDSVLRIISPLSSDSGRGADYSGPAITSYKPFTESAHRPPDSDCLSSTTISTGSYITTDPEQNFNTDKSPSLRHCVEPRRGADLLDVSSPSGQSFSINDGSPAGCRGLAVDSVFNDSSIQRIIDRYTRELNISLSTTGKTTDSEGSYVEEPGSSVSQQSLVRVSERREEDEGSTGRQSLPSDRAGAQRSGLEWDNAVNPIQEHFSGEDPSLAEDQEQDSFRPLIGQLTDQSSCLTADHRDSAMGQLVGQPSAHSSMIGHLPGPPVSVRLDQGGWDSTLSQMIGRLSHQSSSHWLSGGQDFYAGQLMSQMASEHLTTWLDEGLDESRMRPLVGELDESAGQHSGSSGERTHVDLGVSTEASMPSYPVLPPEASSHSASVPGGNPHPQDQTLQNQTSPMDLGPERTEVFPGSDSFHPLLAEVTHNETADPSMTFHLPEHDVPHSPEGQPASRERSVSTPEELETHDDPSVESEPSPERLRTEEPSSCMTASPTLHESFSQLITSQHHPQESVLMVSPTTRTDVELTALCLSTLTMCDDAPTVDMPQPEGAEADGSCISKRHGDSVPFNDLCAGELKSEQGSNLRNAIPVSKKILEAASEKGILEQSEITLVSLTDTTLQDQETTITDDEGIWEDKHPDGVREEGGKGQETEGSESILLLDETPEDKNQTHPVMLMEFQWGPSRDLQEVYQQKRRALLQRSSRRVEEIKAKGALAKIQAPSEARKQSKDSQPATCKAKTKSEPQHKTNTKSKGGQAEHQTTEKSGFITQKKPQLPPPASDSRLKKVDEVKICTPEQRKRDVSKMYQRTQRLYEQLDEVKHQKAIKSRQEAYAKNRLKAKEFHKVKQVFKEYIHLLENCGHQTMLL from the exons ATGAAGAGAAAGGTGGCCAAATTAAGACTGAGCCCCAACGAAGAGGCTCGGATAATACGAGAAGAACATGAAAGGAGGAGAAAACTGCGAATACAGCAG GTGCGGGAACAGCAGCGGTATATCGCGCTGCAGATCCGCCGAGAGGTCGAGCAGAGACGGCAGCGTgagctggagcagctggaggaggagctgagggaggACTGGGAGCGACAGCAGAGGGAGAAACTCCACACACTGCAGACGTTATACCAGGAGAGCCTCCAGCTTCTCGGTCAGGGACACAGGAGTGCAAAAGAAAAC GAACCCGACTTGGCAGCCATAgctgagagggaggaggaaaatCACACCAAAGCAGAGGAGCGTTATCGAGAAGCCCTGAAGGAGCTCAAATCACAGAGGCTTAAAGTCCATGAGAGGAACAGCCA ATCCATCAATGCCAGGAAGAAGGCACTACAGGCAGAAAAGGAAAGATCAGCAAAAGTAGCCAGCCTTCCACCGCCGCCTCCAAACCCCATTCAG AATATCGATTTCAAGAGGCCACATGTAGTAAAGAAATCTGATGTGAGCGCCTTCGCTGCCACATATTACCACATGTCCGGGACCACAGTGGACAGAGAGGTAGACACCAAGCAG CCTAATGCCCATGAGGGAGCTGAGCTGGAGGCGAGGAGACTGCAGGACttacagagagaggaaaagaggaggagagaggagcagctTGAGAAGGCTCGACTCAGAGGGAAGGAGGCTCTGAGGAGGGAACATCTCGTGCAG GATCGTGAGCGCTTGCTTGTTGAACTAGAGCACATGCAGCAGACAGACCTGCTGAGGAGGAGACAGCAGGTGTCCCACATGCCTCCTCAGATCTTCCAGCCTCTCTATAAGAGACAGGAGATGAGGGAGGACTTCCAGAGGGAGATGGAGTTTGCCTTTGAGGACATGTATACCGGAGAGAGGA GGGTTAAAGGTGACCTGGTGATCCAGCTGGTACCTGAGCCTCTGCCAGCTCTGTCCACAGGCAGCCAAGAGCTGGACGTCACACTGGATGAAATTGCCACATCtggaacagaaaacacacaacatgacaCTAAGCAGGAAACATCTGCCCAAG TGGAGCCTTCCAAACCTGCTCCTAGACGGGCGTTGAAGAAACTCCTGGATCGTATCAGGAGCCAGAGGAACCAGTGGACCGACCAGAACAGTCATGAGCCTGCGGGCGATTCACCGGCCACCATCACCGATCAAATCCCAGAGCGGGACACAACCATCGATACAGGCTCTCTGACCAGCGAGGAGAAAGACAAACTGCCCCCCATCGAGCTCCCTGAGTCTGTCCACTTACCGCCAG CATTGGAGACAACAGAGCAGTCAACTGCAGCAGATACTCTACTTCCTGATGTACTTGCTAACAGAATTCATGAATTTGAAGAAGAACGAAGGAAAAGG GAAGAGGAGCTCGAGagggagaagcagcagcaggtggtTTTGCTCCAGGAGCTGGAAGAGCAGAAGGCCAAATTGGAGCAGATGCTGATTGAGGCCCAGCAGGAGAGAGAACATCTGAAGGCTGCTGTGACCCAGGAAGAACCTATTAACCAAACAGAAGTACCTGTCCATGACCAGGAAGTCACCCCTGGTCTAGCCACTGAG CTGGTGCATCCCGCAGGTGAAGATGACCACACCAGAAGGATTAGAGAATACCAACAGCGGCTGCTGGAACAAAACAG AATTCACCAAAGGTCAGTGGAAGTGGCTCGCCAGCGCCTAGAGGAATACCAGCGAGCTCTACAAATTCGTTACAACATGACCGCCACATCATTGCTGCCCGCTGTCGTACCTCCAGGCCTCATTCACCCAGCACTGCACAGTGCTCAGTCTGTGCATCTTCCAACTCCTCTGCAACCCCATACAACTCGTCCAGTGCCTGCATACATCCATGCCAAACCACAAACCTCTGTGGAAATTCCCACAAGAGAGTTTGACATGTTTGCTTCACCTCCCCGTCTTGTTTGCTCCGGTTTGAGGGTTGACTCCAAGTTGCTGCCAGATGAAGTAGAATCTATTTCGAACAGTTCCAGGAACCAGAGACCCTCTGCCACTGCCTGGCTGACTGATAAAATAATGGAGAGAGTAACAGAGCACCTTCCAGAGAGAGCGAGACCCTCCTCGGTCACCACAGAGCCACTGCCTTACAAACTGTTCACAACACATCACTCAACCAGCATCCCAGTCCAGCCAACCTCTGATCCTACCCAAGCCATTAGCCAGAGCCTCACACATGATGCACCTCTGGTTCCAGGCCATGCAGCAGTTAAGCCTGGATCTTGGCCGAACGGCTCCCTGCAGACTGGCTCCCTGAGCTCCAGAGAGGATGACatggagaggcagagacaaGAGCTGCAGGAGGTTCAGAGACGGGTGCTGGAGCAGAGGGAGGCAGTAGTGCTGCAGCAGAGGCAgcaagaagagagacagagacaggaagtggagaTGGAGCAGATGAGGAGGCAAAAGGAGACGTTGCAGGCTCTGATTCATACTGATGCACAA CCAGTTCCAGAGGCTGCCAGTGAAGTGTTGGTTTCAGAGAACATCAATCAAACCCGCCTCAAATTACTTGCATCCCTGCTGAAAGCTATAGAGGAGACTAACGGAGGAACTTTATCACACCTAGAAGACCGGGAGAAAGATGGCTCCTCTCAACAACCGCCATCTAACAGCGGTGAGACGG tTCCCATCTCTCAGAGCAATGTTCCTGCTGGACCTGCCCCAGCGTCAGTCCTCCCCTCAGaactcctccctcctcctcgaGCGGCAAAGCCCCCGGTGACCCGCGTCAGGCCGGGCATCATGGAGATGATGACTGAACAACATGAGCTCAGTGCTATTCAAGAGGTTGAGACTCCAGTCAACACCAGCCAAGTCACAG GCCCGGAGGATAGTGCGACGCCTCCTTCACACATTGTGGACTCGGATCCGCAGGAAGAATCAGAATCGTCTGTGGCCTCTGACTGGACTCTGCAGACACCCCCTTGGTCCAGCAGTGGGCAGCGGACTGCTGGAAGACCAACTGACTCTGGAGCGAGCTCAACGAGATCCAGCCATCTCATCTGGAGAGagaggctgctgctgatggGGGCAGGAACATCTCCAGAATCCTCAGAGTCTG ATTCAGTCCTGAGAATAATCTCTCCGCTTTCCTCCGACTCTGGGAGAGGAGCCGACTACTCTGGTCCTGCAATCACAAGCTACAAACCCTTTACAGAG tctgcaCATAGGCCTCCTGATTCTGACTGcctctcctccaccaccatctccaccGGCAGCTACATCACCACCGATCCTGAGCAAAACTTCAACACTG ATAAATCCCCGTCCCTCAGACATTGTGTAGAACCACGACGAGGAGCAGATTTACTCGATGTCTCCTCTCCGTCTGGTCAAAGCTTCTCTATTAATGACGGCTCGCCTGCAGGCTGTCGTGGTctggctgtagactctgtgTTTAATGACAGCAGCATCCAGCGCATTATAGACAGATACACAAGGGAACTTAACATCTCCCTCAGCACCACAGGGAAAACCACAG ACAGCGAAGGCTCATATGTGGAGGAACCTGGCTCTTCAGTTTCTCAGCAGTCTTTGGTTCGAGtctcagagaggagagaggaggatgaaggctCTACAGGTCGTCAGTCTCTTCCCTCAGACAGAGCAGGGGCACAGAGGAGTGGCCTG GAATGGGACAATGCAGTCAATCCAATCCAGGAGCACTTCTCAGGCGAGGACCCGTCACTGGCTGAGGACCAAGAGCAGGACTCTTTCAgacctctgattggccagctgACAGACCAGTCATCCTGTCTCACTGCTGACCATAGGGACTCGGCCATGGGGCAACTGGTTGGTCAACCATCGGCTCACTCGTCCATGATTGGTCATCTACCAGGTCCGCCGGTTTCAGTGCGCTTGGATCAAGGTGGATGGGACTCCACTCTGAGTCAGATGATTGGTCGACTCTCCCATCAGTCCAGCTCTCATTGGCTGAGTGGTGGGCAGGACTTTTATGCAGGTCAGCTGATGAGTCAGATGGCGTCGGAGCATTTGACCACATGGTTGGATGAAGGTCTGGATGAGAGCCGGATGAGACCGCTGGTTGGGGAACTGGACGAGTCTGCTGGCCAGCACAGTGGAAGCTCGG GTGAAAGAACTCATGTGGATCTTGGCGTCTCAACTGAGGCCAGTATGCCGTCATACCCAGTGTTGCCTCCTGAAGCCTCGTCACACAGTGCCTCTGTCCCGGGTGGGAATCCACATCCACAGGACCAGACGCTGCAGAACCAAACCAGTCCAATGGACCTGGGCCCAGAGAGGACTGAAG TGTTTCCAGGCTCAGACTCATTCCACCCGCTACTGGCTGAGGTCACCCACAACGAAACAGCAGACCCCTCCATGACCTTTCACCTGCCAGAACACGATGTGCCTCACTCACCTGAAGGACAGCCAGCCAGCAGGGAACGCAGTGTTTCCACACCTGAAGAGTTAGAAACCCATGATGATCCTTCTGTTGAGTCTGAACCGTCTCCTGAGCGCCTTAGAACAGAGGAGCCGTCCAGCTGCATGACTGCTTCCCCCACCTTACATGAATCTTTTTCCCAGCTCATCACCTCCCAGCACCATCCCCAAGAATCTGTCCTCATGGTGTCTCCTACCACGAGGACAGATGTGGAACTAACAGCTCTGTGTCTGTCAACTTTAACCATGTGTGATGATGCACCTACTGTGGACATGCCGCAGCCAGAGGGAGCGGAAGCAGACGGAAGCTGCATTTCTAAAAGGCACGGAGATTCAGTCCCATTCAACGACCTCTGTGCTGGAGAACTGAAGTCCGAGCAGGGTTCAAACCTGAGGAATGCTATTCCTGTCTCAAAGAAGATATTG GAGGCTGCCAGTGAGAAGGGGATCCTGGAGCAGTCAGAGATAACACTAGTGAGCCTGACAGACACCACACTGCAGGACCAAGAGACAACCATCACGGATGATGAGGGAATTTGGGAAGACAAACATCCAGATGGggtgagggaggaaggagggaaaggCCAAGAGACAGAG GGGTCAGAATCCATATTGTTACTGGATGAGACTCCAGAGGACAAGAACCAAACACATCCAG TGATGCTCATGGAGTTTCAGTGGGGTCCTAGCAGAGACCTGCAGGAGGTCTACCAGCAGAAGCGCAGAGCTCTGCTCCAGAGATCATCCCGCAGGGTGGAAGAAATCAAGGCCAAAGGGGCTCTTGCCAAGATTCAAGCTCCATCTGAAGCCAGAAAGCAGTCTAAGGACTCTCAACCAGCCACCTGTAAGGCAAAGACTAAGTCAGAACCTCAACATAAGACTAATACCAAGTCAAAGGGAGGACAGGCCGAGCACCAAACTACTGAGAAATCTGGTTTCATCACGCAGAAGAAGCCCCAGCTTCCCCCTCCAG CGAGTGATTCCAGGCTGAAAAAGGTGGATGAGGTGAAGATCTGCACACCGGAGCAAAGGAAACGGGATGTTTCCAAGATGTACCAGAGAACGCAACG ACTGTATGAGCAGCTGGATGAGGTGAAGCATCAGAAAGCAATCAAGAGCAGACAGGAAGCTTATGCAAAAAACAGACTGAAGGCCAAGGAGTTCCACAAGGTAAAACAAGTTTTTAAAGAATATATACACTTATTAGAGAACTGCGGGCACCAAACAATGTTGTTGTAG
- the cep295 gene encoding centrosomal protein of 295 kDa isoform X5 produces the protein MRGTAIYLLFCRSINARKKALQAEKERSAKVASLPPPPPNPIQNIDFKRPHVVKKSDVSAFAATYYHMSGTTVDREVDTKQPNAHEGAELEARRLQDLQREEKRRREEQLEKARLRGKEALRREHLVQDRERLLVELEHMQQTDLLRRRQQVSHMPPQIFQPLYKRQEMREDFQREMEFAFEDMYTGERRVKGDLVIQLVPEPLPALSTGSQELDVTLDEIATSGTENTQHDTKQETSAQVEPSKPAPRRALKKLLDRIRSQRNQWTDQNSHEPAGDSPATITDQIPERDTTIDTGSLTSEEKDKLPPIELPESVHLPPALETTEQSTAADTLLPDVLANRIHEFEEERRKREEELEREKQQQVVLLQELEEQKAKLEQMLIEAQQEREHLKAAVTQEEPINQTEVPVHDQEVTPGLATELVHPAGEDDHTRRIREYQQRLLEQNRIHQRSVEVARQRLEEYQRALQIRYNMTATSLLPAVVPPGLIHPALHSAQSVHLPTPLQPHTTRPVPAYIHAKPQTSVEIPTREFDMFASPPRLVCSGLRVDSKLLPDEVESISNSSRNQRPSATAWLTDKIMERVTEHLPERARPSSVTTEPLPYKLFTTHHSTSIPVQPTSDPTQAISQSLTHDAPLVPGHAAVKPGSWPNGSLQTGSLSSREDDMERQRQELQEVQRRVLEQREAVVLQQRQQEERQRQEVEMEQMRRQKETLQALIHTDAQPVPEAASEVLVSENINQTRLKLLASLLKAIEETNGGTLSHLEDREKDGSSQQPPSNSGETVPISQSNVPAGPAPASVLPSELLPPPRAAKPPVTRVRPGIMEMMTEQHELSAIQEVETPVNTSQVTGPEDSATPPSHIVDSDPQEESESSVASDWTLQTPPWSSSGQRTAGRPTDSGASSTRSSHLIWRERLLLMGAGTSPESSESDSVLRIISPLSSDSGRGADYSGPAITSYKPFTESAHRPPDSDCLSSTTISTGSYITTDPEQNFNTDKSPSLRHCVEPRRGADLLDVSSPSGQSFSINDGSPAGCRGLAVDSVFNDSSIQRIIDRYTRELNISLSTTGKTTDSEGSYVEEPGSSVSQQSLVRVSERREEDEGSTGRQSLPSDRAGAQRSGLEWDNAVNPIQEHFSGEDPSLAEDQEQDSFRPLIGQLTDQSSCLTADHRDSAMGQLVGQPSAHSSMIGHLPGPPVSVRLDQGGWDSTLSQMIGRLSHQSSSHWLSGGQDFYAGQLMSQMASEHLTTWLDEGLDESRMRPLVGELDESAGQHSGSSGERTHVDLGVSTEASMPSYPVLPPEASSHSASVPGGNPHPQDQTLQNQTSPMDLGPERTEVFPGSDSFHPLLAEVTHNETADPSMTFHLPEHDVPHSPEGQPASRERSVSTPEELETHDDPSVESEPSPERLRTEEPSSCMTASPTLHESFSQLITSQHHPQESVLMVSPTTRTDVELTALCLSTLTMCDDAPTVDMPQPEGAEADGSCISKRHGDSVPFNDLCAGELKSEQGSNLRNAIPVSKKILEAASEKGILEQSEITLVSLTDTTLQDQETTITDDEGIWEDKHPDGVREEGGKGQETEGSESILLLDETPEDKNQTHPVMLMEFQWGPSRDLQEVYQQKRRALLQRSSRRVEEIKAKGALAKIQAPSEARKQSKDSQPATCKAKTKSEPQHKTNTKSKGGQAEHQTTEKSGFITQKKPQLPPPASDSRLKKVDEVKICTPEQRKRDVSKMYQRTQRLYEQLDEVKHQKAIKSRQEAYAKNRLKAKEFHKVKQVFKEYIHLLENCGHQTMLL, from the exons ATGAGAGGAACAGCCA TCTATTTGCTTTTCTGTAGATCCATCAATGCCAGGAAGAAGGCACTACAGGCAGAAAAGGAAAGATCAGCAAAAGTAGCCAGCCTTCCACCGCCGCCTCCAAACCCCATTCAG AATATCGATTTCAAGAGGCCACATGTAGTAAAGAAATCTGATGTGAGCGCCTTCGCTGCCACATATTACCACATGTCCGGGACCACAGTGGACAGAGAGGTAGACACCAAGCAG CCTAATGCCCATGAGGGAGCTGAGCTGGAGGCGAGGAGACTGCAGGACttacagagagaggaaaagaggaggagagaggagcagctTGAGAAGGCTCGACTCAGAGGGAAGGAGGCTCTGAGGAGGGAACATCTCGTGCAG GATCGTGAGCGCTTGCTTGTTGAACTAGAGCACATGCAGCAGACAGACCTGCTGAGGAGGAGACAGCAGGTGTCCCACATGCCTCCTCAGATCTTCCAGCCTCTCTATAAGAGACAGGAGATGAGGGAGGACTTCCAGAGGGAGATGGAGTTTGCCTTTGAGGACATGTATACCGGAGAGAGGA GGGTTAAAGGTGACCTGGTGATCCAGCTGGTACCTGAGCCTCTGCCAGCTCTGTCCACAGGCAGCCAAGAGCTGGACGTCACACTGGATGAAATTGCCACATCtggaacagaaaacacacaacatgacaCTAAGCAGGAAACATCTGCCCAAG TGGAGCCTTCCAAACCTGCTCCTAGACGGGCGTTGAAGAAACTCCTGGATCGTATCAGGAGCCAGAGGAACCAGTGGACCGACCAGAACAGTCATGAGCCTGCGGGCGATTCACCGGCCACCATCACCGATCAAATCCCAGAGCGGGACACAACCATCGATACAGGCTCTCTGACCAGCGAGGAGAAAGACAAACTGCCCCCCATCGAGCTCCCTGAGTCTGTCCACTTACCGCCAG CATTGGAGACAACAGAGCAGTCAACTGCAGCAGATACTCTACTTCCTGATGTACTTGCTAACAGAATTCATGAATTTGAAGAAGAACGAAGGAAAAGG GAAGAGGAGCTCGAGagggagaagcagcagcaggtggtTTTGCTCCAGGAGCTGGAAGAGCAGAAGGCCAAATTGGAGCAGATGCTGATTGAGGCCCAGCAGGAGAGAGAACATCTGAAGGCTGCTGTGACCCAGGAAGAACCTATTAACCAAACAGAAGTACCTGTCCATGACCAGGAAGTCACCCCTGGTCTAGCCACTGAG CTGGTGCATCCCGCAGGTGAAGATGACCACACCAGAAGGATTAGAGAATACCAACAGCGGCTGCTGGAACAAAACAG AATTCACCAAAGGTCAGTGGAAGTGGCTCGCCAGCGCCTAGAGGAATACCAGCGAGCTCTACAAATTCGTTACAACATGACCGCCACATCATTGCTGCCCGCTGTCGTACCTCCAGGCCTCATTCACCCAGCACTGCACAGTGCTCAGTCTGTGCATCTTCCAACTCCTCTGCAACCCCATACAACTCGTCCAGTGCCTGCATACATCCATGCCAAACCACAAACCTCTGTGGAAATTCCCACAAGAGAGTTTGACATGTTTGCTTCACCTCCCCGTCTTGTTTGCTCCGGTTTGAGGGTTGACTCCAAGTTGCTGCCAGATGAAGTAGAATCTATTTCGAACAGTTCCAGGAACCAGAGACCCTCTGCCACTGCCTGGCTGACTGATAAAATAATGGAGAGAGTAACAGAGCACCTTCCAGAGAGAGCGAGACCCTCCTCGGTCACCACAGAGCCACTGCCTTACAAACTGTTCACAACACATCACTCAACCAGCATCCCAGTCCAGCCAACCTCTGATCCTACCCAAGCCATTAGCCAGAGCCTCACACATGATGCACCTCTGGTTCCAGGCCATGCAGCAGTTAAGCCTGGATCTTGGCCGAACGGCTCCCTGCAGACTGGCTCCCTGAGCTCCAGAGAGGATGACatggagaggcagagacaaGAGCTGCAGGAGGTTCAGAGACGGGTGCTGGAGCAGAGGGAGGCAGTAGTGCTGCAGCAGAGGCAgcaagaagagagacagagacaggaagtggagaTGGAGCAGATGAGGAGGCAAAAGGAGACGTTGCAGGCTCTGATTCATACTGATGCACAA CCAGTTCCAGAGGCTGCCAGTGAAGTGTTGGTTTCAGAGAACATCAATCAAACCCGCCTCAAATTACTTGCATCCCTGCTGAAAGCTATAGAGGAGACTAACGGAGGAACTTTATCACACCTAGAAGACCGGGAGAAAGATGGCTCCTCTCAACAACCGCCATCTAACAGCGGTGAGACGG tTCCCATCTCTCAGAGCAATGTTCCTGCTGGACCTGCCCCAGCGTCAGTCCTCCCCTCAGaactcctccctcctcctcgaGCGGCAAAGCCCCCGGTGACCCGCGTCAGGCCGGGCATCATGGAGATGATGACTGAACAACATGAGCTCAGTGCTATTCAAGAGGTTGAGACTCCAGTCAACACCAGCCAAGTCACAG GCCCGGAGGATAGTGCGACGCCTCCTTCACACATTGTGGACTCGGATCCGCAGGAAGAATCAGAATCGTCTGTGGCCTCTGACTGGACTCTGCAGACACCCCCTTGGTCCAGCAGTGGGCAGCGGACTGCTGGAAGACCAACTGACTCTGGAGCGAGCTCAACGAGATCCAGCCATCTCATCTGGAGAGagaggctgctgctgatggGGGCAGGAACATCTCCAGAATCCTCAGAGTCTG ATTCAGTCCTGAGAATAATCTCTCCGCTTTCCTCCGACTCTGGGAGAGGAGCCGACTACTCTGGTCCTGCAATCACAAGCTACAAACCCTTTACAGAG tctgcaCATAGGCCTCCTGATTCTGACTGcctctcctccaccaccatctccaccGGCAGCTACATCACCACCGATCCTGAGCAAAACTTCAACACTG ATAAATCCCCGTCCCTCAGACATTGTGTAGAACCACGACGAGGAGCAGATTTACTCGATGTCTCCTCTCCGTCTGGTCAAAGCTTCTCTATTAATGACGGCTCGCCTGCAGGCTGTCGTGGTctggctgtagactctgtgTTTAATGACAGCAGCATCCAGCGCATTATAGACAGATACACAAGGGAACTTAACATCTCCCTCAGCACCACAGGGAAAACCACAG ACAGCGAAGGCTCATATGTGGAGGAACCTGGCTCTTCAGTTTCTCAGCAGTCTTTGGTTCGAGtctcagagaggagagaggaggatgaaggctCTACAGGTCGTCAGTCTCTTCCCTCAGACAGAGCAGGGGCACAGAGGAGTGGCCTG GAATGGGACAATGCAGTCAATCCAATCCAGGAGCACTTCTCAGGCGAGGACCCGTCACTGGCTGAGGACCAAGAGCAGGACTCTTTCAgacctctgattggccagctgACAGACCAGTCATCCTGTCTCACTGCTGACCATAGGGACTCGGCCATGGGGCAACTGGTTGGTCAACCATCGGCTCACTCGTCCATGATTGGTCATCTACCAGGTCCGCCGGTTTCAGTGCGCTTGGATCAAGGTGGATGGGACTCCACTCTGAGTCAGATGATTGGTCGACTCTCCCATCAGTCCAGCTCTCATTGGCTGAGTGGTGGGCAGGACTTTTATGCAGGTCAGCTGATGAGTCAGATGGCGTCGGAGCATTTGACCACATGGTTGGATGAAGGTCTGGATGAGAGCCGGATGAGACCGCTGGTTGGGGAACTGGACGAGTCTGCTGGCCAGCACAGTGGAAGCTCGG GTGAAAGAACTCATGTGGATCTTGGCGTCTCAACTGAGGCCAGTATGCCGTCATACCCAGTGTTGCCTCCTGAAGCCTCGTCACACAGTGCCTCTGTCCCGGGTGGGAATCCACATCCACAGGACCAGACGCTGCAGAACCAAACCAGTCCAATGGACCTGGGCCCAGAGAGGACTGAAG TGTTTCCAGGCTCAGACTCATTCCACCCGCTACTGGCTGAGGTCACCCACAACGAAACAGCAGACCCCTCCATGACCTTTCACCTGCCAGAACACGATGTGCCTCACTCACCTGAAGGACAGCCAGCCAGCAGGGAACGCAGTGTTTCCACACCTGAAGAGTTAGAAACCCATGATGATCCTTCTGTTGAGTCTGAACCGTCTCCTGAGCGCCTTAGAACAGAGGAGCCGTCCAGCTGCATGACTGCTTCCCCCACCTTACATGAATCTTTTTCCCAGCTCATCACCTCCCAGCACCATCCCCAAGAATCTGTCCTCATGGTGTCTCCTACCACGAGGACAGATGTGGAACTAACAGCTCTGTGTCTGTCAACTTTAACCATGTGTGATGATGCACCTACTGTGGACATGCCGCAGCCAGAGGGAGCGGAAGCAGACGGAAGCTGCATTTCTAAAAGGCACGGAGATTCAGTCCCATTCAACGACCTCTGTGCTGGAGAACTGAAGTCCGAGCAGGGTTCAAACCTGAGGAATGCTATTCCTGTCTCAAAGAAGATATTG GAGGCTGCCAGTGAGAAGGGGATCCTGGAGCAGTCAGAGATAACACTAGTGAGCCTGACAGACACCACACTGCAGGACCAAGAGACAACCATCACGGATGATGAGGGAATTTGGGAAGACAAACATCCAGATGGggtgagggaggaaggagggaaaggCCAAGAGACAGAG GGGTCAGAATCCATATTGTTACTGGATGAGACTCCAGAGGACAAGAACCAAACACATCCAG TGATGCTCATGGAGTTTCAGTGGGGTCCTAGCAGAGACCTGCAGGAGGTCTACCAGCAGAAGCGCAGAGCTCTGCTCCAGAGATCATCCCGCAGGGTGGAAGAAATCAAGGCCAAAGGGGCTCTTGCCAAGATTCAAGCTCCATCTGAAGCCAGAAAGCAGTCTAAGGACTCTCAACCAGCCACCTGTAAGGCAAAGACTAAGTCAGAACCTCAACATAAGACTAATACCAAGTCAAAGGGAGGACAGGCCGAGCACCAAACTACTGAGAAATCTGGTTTCATCACGCAGAAGAAGCCCCAGCTTCCCCCTCCAG CGAGTGATTCCAGGCTGAAAAAGGTGGATGAGGTGAAGATCTGCACACCGGAGCAAAGGAAACGGGATGTTTCCAAGATGTACCAGAGAACGCAACG ACTGTATGAGCAGCTGGATGAGGTGAAGCATCAGAAAGCAATCAAGAGCAGACAGGAAGCTTATGCAAAAAACAGACTGAAGGCCAAGGAGTTCCACAAGGTAAAACAAGTTTTTAAAGAATATATACACTTATTAGAGAACTGCGGGCACCAAACAATGTTGTTGTAG